Part of the Paracoccus sp. MC1862 genome, AGGTGCTGCTGTGTGCCCCGGCTTGGGCTGATCCTGCGGTCCCTGCCCGCGCGGCTTACGCACAGGCCGCGGAACGGGTGATGGAGGCGCTGCGCGCGCTCGACCGCCAGCCTACGGAACCCCGCGCCTTGGGCGAGACCGTCGCCATCGGCGAGGCGCGATCCAACTTCACCCGCGAAGGCTATGTCGCGGCGGTGGAAAGGGCCAAGGATTACATCCGCGCGGGCGACATCTTCCAGTGCGTCCCCTCGCAACGCTGGGCCATCGACTTCCCGCTGCCGCCCTTTGCGCTGTATCGCAGCCTGCGGCGGACGAACCCTTCGCCCTTCATGTTCTTCCTCAACATGGGCAGCTTCCAGATCGTCGGCGCCTCGCCCGAGATCCTCGTGCGGCTTCGGGACAACGAGGTGACGATCCGCCCCATTGCCGGCACCCGCCCGCGTGGCGCGACCCCCGACGAGGACCGCGCAAACGAGGCGAGCCTGCTGGCCGATGAAAAGGAACTGGCCGAGCACCTGATGCTGCTGGACCTCGGGCGCAACGACGTGGGCCGGGTGGCCAGGGTAGGCACCGTGCGCCCGACCGAGGAGTTCATCATCGAGCGCTATTCCCACGTCATGCACATCGTCTCGAACGTGGTCGGAGAGTTGCGCGAAGGCGAGGACGCGCTGTCCGCCCTGCTGGCCGGGCTGCCTGCCGGCACCGTCAGCGGCGCCCCCAAGGTCCGCGCGATGCAGATCATCGACGAACTGGAACCCGAGAAGCGCGGCATCTACGGCGGTGCCATCGGTTATTTCGCGGCGAATGGCGAGATGGACATGTGCATCGCCCTGCGGACCGGCGTGGTCAAGGACGGCACGCTTTATGTGCAATCGGGCGGGGGCGTCGTCTATGACAGCGATCCGCAGGCCGAGTTCACGGAATGTCTTCACAAGTCCCGCGCGATGATCCGGGCCGCGGAAGGCGCGGCGCGGTTCGTGCGCGGGAACGGCTGACGCGCCGCCCGAGGGCGCGGGACTTGCGTGCCTCGGGCGGCGGGATCACCTGAGTTCCGGCT contains:
- the trpE gene encoding anthranilate synthase component I yields the protein MELTPDFPAFERAWAEGRNQLVTIRLAADLDTPVSLMLKLAEAAPLSFMLESVTGGEVRGRYSIVGMKPDLVWECRGRQARINRQARYSDSFEDDPRPPLESLRALIAESRIEMPEGVPASGAGLFGYLGYDMIRLVEHLPHVNPDPIGVPDAMLLRPSVVAVLDGVKGEVLLCAPAWADPAVPARAAYAQAAERVMEALRALDRQPTEPRALGETVAIGEARSNFTREGYVAAVERAKDYIRAGDIFQCVPSQRWAIDFPLPPFALYRSLRRTNPSPFMFFLNMGSFQIVGASPEILVRLRDNEVTIRPIAGTRPRGATPDEDRANEASLLADEKELAEHLMLLDLGRNDVGRVARVGTVRPTEEFIIERYSHVMHIVSNVVGELREGEDALSALLAGLPAGTVSGAPKVRAMQIIDELEPEKRGIYGGAIGYFAANGEMDMCIALRTGVVKDGTLYVQSGGGVVYDSDPQAEFTECLHKSRAMIRAAEGAARFVRGNG